The Bubalus kerabau isolate K-KA32 ecotype Philippines breed swamp buffalo chromosome 10, PCC_UOA_SB_1v2, whole genome shotgun sequence sequence acactgggctggatgaagcacaagctggagtcaagattaccaggagaaataccagtaacctcagatatgcagatgacaccacccttatggcagaaagtgaagaagaactaaagagcctcttgatgaaagtgaaagaggagagtgaaaaagttggattaaagctcaacattcagaaaactaagatcatggcatccggtcccatcacttcatgggaaatagatggggaaacagtggaaacagtggctgactacttttctgggctccaaaatcactgcggatggtgattgcagccatgaaattaaaagacacttactccttggaaggagagttatgaccaacctagacagcgtattaaaaagcagagacattactttgccaacaaaggtctgtctagtcaaggctatggtgttttccagtagtcatgtatggatgtgagagttggactataaagaaagctgagcatcgaagaattgatgcttttgaactgtggtattggagaagactcttgagagtcccttggactgcaaggagatccaaccagtccgtcgtaaaggagatcagtcctgggtgttcactggagggactgatgctgaagctgatacttcaatactttggccacctgatgtgaagagctgactcatttgaaaagaccctgatgctgggaaagattgagggcaggaggagaaggagatgacagaggatgagatggatggatggcatcaccgactcgatggacatgagtttgggtgaactccgggagttggtgatggacagggaggcctggcgtgctgtggttcatggggttgcaaagaattgggcacgactgagtgactgaactgaactatagatGGTTCTACAAGTATGATATTAAATACTTAATATCAGTAAGTATTTCAGTGAATCGATGAATATCAATTGTGTGTCATTACCATTCAAACATATTTAAGAggccttgttttttttgttgttgttgttacataaTTAGCCCATTTATTATAGGCTAGCAACATTATCAAATGGTGGTGCTTCAGCTGGTCCTTCAGTTCCGTCAGTCTTCTGATGGCAGACTTTACTGTGACACCAGAAGTGGTGTGCATGTCCAGGCCCCACCAGCTACAGTTTTCATGCAGGAACCACAGTTCCAAATGCCCACAGCTCATCTCTTCATCTTGGTGTTGCCACAGAAGGGGTAGGTATACTTGGCGTGCTGGCTGAAATCAATTTTCTTCACCTTTTTCCTGAGGGAGGCACCTTAACAGGTCCTGTATTTGCCCACAATTCCGACCTTGGTGTGTTTTGCCATGTTAATGCAACCTAGATCCGAGCCCAAGAGCTGAGAGGCCTTACTTCTTAATGGAAGattataatgatgatgatgatgatttgtGAGATATTTCTACCTTTTCCCTATCCTATTGGTGGTGTGCTCAGAATTGGTGGTATGCTCAGACTtgtccaaaataataaaaatattcttgtgGAAAAATAATTCCTCTTCTCACCCACTTCCCCTGCTGCCCAGAGATGTGCACATTCTTATAACTGGAAACTGTGAATATGTTATCTTATGCAGCAAAAAGGAATTAAGAGATGGAATTTAGGTAGTAAACAGCTGTTCTTCAAATAGGAAAATTATCCTTGATGATCTAGTGGCCCTAGTGTAGTCACTTGGGTCTTTAAAAGTGGAAAGGGGAGGCAGAAGAAAAGGTCAGAGTGATGCAACAAGATGTGAGAAGGGCTTAACTTCCATGATTGGCTTTGCAGGTAGAGGAAGTGGCCAAAAGCCTATGAAAGTGAGTGGCCTCCAGAAGCCAGGGAAGGCAAGGAGAGAGAGTCTCTCTTAGGGCTTGCAGAAAGGAATACAACCCTGACAACAccctgattttagcccagtgagacccacaTCAGACtcagacctccagaactgtgaaaaaaaaaaaaaaattaagccactaagtttgtggtaatttgttacccCAACAATAGAAAGCCAATGTCGATGGTAAAGTAGTGCACAGATATTACCAAAAGGTATAGAAATGGGACACAGGGTTTGGGAAGCACTATATGATGCAAGATGCTGAGGGATCCACGTGTGTCTAGAGTTATATGTAATTACCCGTGGAAAGCAGGGTTACCTTGGAGGTGGACAGAGTTAGGAGCAGCACTCTTTGACTGAAAGCGCCTAGTAATCCAACTACATTATAGCAAACTGAAGTTAACTAGAGTATGAGGCACCTTCTTtctctggccctgggctgcattaAGAGAATACCCACCCCATTCATTCCAACGTCTTTGTGTTACATTCAAAATTGCACTTGGTTACCTACTAATATAAGTTCAAGCATGCAGTACGAATGTTCCTTCAATAGCAGAAGGCAACATAAAgatagcaataaaaaataaacaataaaagttaTTAGTTGACATTCAGGAAAAAGGGCACTAGAGTACTGGCAAATCTGCTTCAGAATTCTAGGAAAAACCCAGTAAACCAAGATCCATGTAGCATCTAAATTTTAGGGACGATACCTCATTCTCTATTTTTTGATTAGCAATAAAACCTGAGAAGCCAAACCATTCTCTTCTTTATAAAAGTCCACGTACTAAGGTGAGGAACTGCGTAGACCTGCCATTGTGCCTGCAGTAGTTACCTGATCTAAGAATATGTTTTTGTGTATAGCAGTCATGTGTGCTATTACCAAATActgaggagaggagaaggaagtgacactCACAGGGGGAAAACCTTgattcttgagaaagaacagaaaaaaagttgAGACTAATTTACTAATATTGTtgttctttgggggaaaaaaactatttctctttgtgtatatacataaacacacacacacacacacacacacacatatatatatatatatatatctgacagCTAATATTTTCCAATGACATCTCCCAACCCACATTTCCTTATGCTAGGTGATCTTGCCATTTTGCCATTAAGAGATGGAGTCTTGTGACAACAGCAGCATGGCAGAACGACACAGTGTCTCCCCTCATTATACACCCAGTAGAACATCCACAACTCGACAGAGGTGCTTCTACCAAACGTACGAGGATGCCAAGGAGCTCCACATACCCGTACATCTAAAGGTGGATGGACTGAAACAGACAGAGGAGGCGGGGCCAGGGGAATAGTGGAGCTGGTACCCACAACCCCGGCTCTCCAGAGAGTGCAGCAATAGCAGGGCAGGTGGTGTGTACAACTCGAGCCTCCAGGCTGCAGTTATGTGTGCACCTGTGGCCACAGGTAACTGGGCAGCAGTGGCAGTGGGGCCTGGGACACTGACCTTCCAGCCACTGAGGTACGCATGATGCCTGAGCCTTTCCCCCAATCCCACAGCAGCAGAGCCTATGAAGCTTAAAACACTGAACACAGCAGAGGCTCCCATGCATCCTGGCTCTCATCTCTCCAGGCCTCCAGCCTCCCTCTCtcccagcagcagcagaacccaaCACTCAGGAGATTCTACACATGGCAGAAGAGCCCACCATCCTGGTGCCCCAGGCAGAAACTCCAGTGATACTGGCAATACCAAGGCACCACTGACTCTAAAGGCACAAGAAGCCATAACAAGGCTTCAGGGTGACACCTCTGACAGAGGAAGTGAAGGGTATAAATTGGCAACACTCAATTCTAGCCAGAGGCAGCTCAAGCAAGAGAAACCAAAACCTTGTGCTATATAGGGCCACCTACTagaaaacagactttattttcttgggctccagaatcaccacagatggtgactgcagccatgaaattaaaagacgtttgctccttggaagaaaagctatgaccaacctagacagcatattaaaaagcagagacattactttgccaacaaaggtccatatagttaaagctatggttttttccagtagtcatgtatggatgtgagagttggaccataaaaaaagctgagtgccgaagaattgatgccttgaaCTGTAGTcttgaagaagactcttcagagtcccttacaCTGTgaagagatcagaccagtcaaccctaaatgaaatcagtcctgaatattcattggatggactgatgctaaaactccaatactttgaccacctgatgtgaagaactgacacattggaaagaccccaatgctgggaaggattgaaggcagggggagaaggggatgacagaggatgagatggttggatggcatcaccaacttgatggacatgagtttgagcaagctttgagacatggtgaaggacagtgaagcctggagtgttgcagtccatggggtcacagagagttggacgtgGCCGAGTGACTGAACTTATGCTAGAGGAAATCTTGCCCTAAAAATTGAGGGGCTCTtgttgcatatgtgtgtgtgtgtgctaggtcgtttcagtcatgtccaactctttgcaaccctatggactgtggcccaccaggctcctctgtccatgggattctccaggcaagaatactggagtggtttgtcatttcttcttctaggggatcttcccaagtccatggggttgcaaagagtcagacaggactaagggatgaacaacaacaacagcaacgggaaaacagaataaaagcctTTAATTTCTAATGAATCATTAGAATCAAGTAGAAGGGTATTTGTTACTTGAAATGTATCAGTAGATGAACAACTTATCAAACACTACAAATACCCACAGTAACACTGttccacagaaagaaaatgatagtTTTCCAAAAACCAAACTTAAAATCATGGAATACTGCAATCTAACTGattgttgtttttagttgctaagtcatggccaactcttttgtgatgccatggactgtagcccaacaggctcctttcTGCATtggatttcccaagtaagaatactggagcatgttactatttccttctccaggggatcttcacaatccagggattaaacctgtctcctgcattggaaggcggattctttaataATGAACCACCAATCTAattgataaagaattcaaaatagctgTCACAAAAAAACTCAACAAGGTACAAGAAAACTCAGAAACCCAGTTCAATCGGCTTAGcaataaaattaatgaacagaaTACTTTAACAAGGATATTGAAACtctaaaaaagaaccaaacataAATTTGGCAGCTGAAGAACCCAGTATATAAAATGAAGAATGCATTAGTAATCACTGGAAACAGAGCAGATCATGTGGAGGagcatctatttgtcacttccactgtataatcacacgggatttgatttaggtcatacctgaatggccaactggttttctgtatttcttcaatttaagcctaagttttgcaataaggagttcatgatctgagccacagtcagctctttgtcttgtttttgctaactgtatagagcttctccatctttggctgcaaagaatataatcaatctgattttggtgttaaccatctggtgatgtctatgtatagagtcacctcttgtgttgttggaagagggtgttttctatgaccagtgtgttctcttggcaaaactctgttagccttttccctgcttcattttgtagtccaaggccaaacttgcctgttattccaggtaactgttgatttcctacttttacattccaatccTGTGGGAAGCTGTCCatgagaacggggtcctttgtccgaaggacacagctctgggagctgcctcagtcttTGAGGGTTTgtttgcaaacatagctctctgtcctgccaccccagagattaggtgCTTATTTACTGTAGGCACCTGGAGTtttgtgcaaacttctcacgcacagagaaatgttatctcgtgtaagaaataataacagggtgccattcccatgctctcaagatttcttgtgactgtttgtaagatgtataggtcaacaaagaaaatgttaactgtcttgtctttctcacgctcttctgtataaatatgagatgttgaataaagttggtgtcagactgcatcccttcgtggagacgtgtctgaacctctcgaccccatctttgttgtagatttctcttgctttagtttcttttccaaGCCCCGctgtgcacgttctcgggacctgatcgactttgccggctAGCACCAGCAGGTGGCGCCCAAACAGGGACTCGGGAATCGGAGCGCGACGACGGCCGCTGCCCGCCAAGATTGAGGTAAGAAACAAGGAATTCCTAATTAATTAAAGTACAGGGCAGGGAGTCTTATTGTCGAGAGTAATAAATCATGGGACAAGGCAATAGCCGCCAGTTATTTGTACATATGTTGAAAACTATGTTAAAAGGTAGGGGAATTCATGTAAATAAGTTACAGCTagagaagtttttactttttatagaaGAGGTTTGTCCCTGGTTTCCAGAGGAAAGAACAGTTAGTCTGGAAACTtggaaaaaagtaggaaaacaattGCAGACATATTACTCCTTACATGGTCCCAATCGTGTTCCTGTGGATGCTTTTTCTTTGTGGACTCTCATAAGAGACTGTCTGGATCCTGAACATGAGGGGCATAAAATTCAAACGGCTCTCAGGGATTCCACAGAACCCAAAGTTGCAGAGCCTTCCGCCCCTCCGCCTGAGCCGCTTTATGCTGTGCCTGAGGGAACAGCTTGTAAGGCTGGAGGGAGTGATGATGTGTTAAGCTCTGATGAACAGGAAGAGTTAAATGAACAAGCAGCTCAGTACCATAGAGAGGATGTGCCTTGGGAGATGATGGTTAACATGCAGCCCCCCACGGGAAAAGGGGAATTAAAGCATTCAGGGCTTTCTAAAGAACAgctggagaatttaattcagaaaattGTTATAACAGTAAaaaaggaggcacaggagactcccactccagccagcctgtGCCTCCAGCATGTCCTCCCTCGGTTCTTGCTGGACTCGATCCACCTCCACCTTTTGTAGAACCGCGAGAGCTTATATCTATCCCTGCTTCTTGCCtggtgaaaacataaaaattaaaagtgagaTATTATTATCTCCTCTTCAACAAGCAATTAAGCGCGCTAATGAAGAAAGAGAACATATTCCCGGGTTTTCAGGAATCTATCCAGTATTTGAAAATGCTCAACAGCAGAGGTATTATGAACCGCTGCCCTTTAAACAACTTAAAGAGTTAAAAATGGCTTGTGCACAATACGGCCCGACTGCGCTGTTTACTCAGGCTATTGTAGAGACTTTAGGAAATCAAAATCTGCCACCTAATGATTGGAAACAGGTTGCTCGAGCTTGTTTATCTGGAGGAGATTATTTACTATGGAAATCTGAGTTTGCTGAGCAGTGTGGGATCACAGCCGATATCAATCAGCGACAGAGACTGAATACCACTTATGAAATGATGGTGGGAGAGAGAGATTATCGAGACACTAATAGTCAACTTAATTATTTGCCTGGAGCCTACCCTCAGATTAGTGCTGCAGCTCTGCGAGCATGGAAAAAACTTCCAAATTCTGATAAAAAGACTGAAGATTTATCTAAAATTCACCAGGGGCCAGATGAACCATATCAGGATTTTGTTGCCTGCCTGCTTGAGACAATTGATAAAGTGATAGGGAATGAGCAGGCGGGGATGGTGTTGGCTAAACAGCTTGCTTATGAGAATGCCAATTCGCCTTGTCAAGCTGCCTTGAGACCTTACAGAAAAAAGGGAGGCTTATCCGATTATATACGGATTTGTGCCGATATCAGCCCTTCGTATGTTCAAGACATAACTTTGGCCGCGACATTACAAGAAAAGACAGTCAAAGAAGTACTGTATCAGCAACAAAAGCAGGATAAAACTAGTGGTCGGCCTCGAGTCCCTGGCTCTGGCTGCTTCTCTTGTGGCCAAATGGGCCATCAGGCCGCCCACTGCCTGCAGAAACAAGCCCAGAGACCTGCTCAAGCCCCTAACATTTGTCCTAGGTGTAAAAAAGGCAAACACTGGACAAAGGATTGCCGTTCTAAAACTGACTTACAGGGAAAGCCACTTCCTCCGGTCTCGGGAAACTGGG is a genomic window containing:
- the LOC129621736 gene encoding endogenous retrovirus group K member 113 Gag polyprotein-like translates to MSSLGSCWTRSTSTFCRTARAYIYPCFLPGENIKIKSEILLSPLQQAIKRANEEREHIPGFSGIYPVFENAQQQRYYEPLPFKQLKELKMACAQYGPTALFTQAIVETLGNQNLPPNDWKQVARACLSGGDYLLWKSEFAEQCGITADINQRQRLNTTYEMMVGERDYRDTNSQLNYLPGAYPQISAAALRAWKKLPNSDKKTEDLSKIHQGPDEPYQDFVACLLETIDKVIGNEQAGMVLAKQLAYENANSPCQAALRPYRKKGGLSDYIRICADISPSYVQDITLAATLQEKTVKEVLYQQQKQDKTSGRPRVPGSGCFSCGQMGHQAAHCLQKQAQRPAQAPNICPRCKKGKHWTKDCRSKTDLQGKPLPPVSGNWVRGQPQAPKQCYGAMQNLTTLETLQGQNAKLLPSCSEQLQGVQDWTSVPPPTLY